The following proteins come from a genomic window of Pyxidicoccus sp. MSG2:
- a CDS encoding AMP-binding protein has translation MAGQGSPGTQQAVERRVLDVLGGLLSELGQPRAAEEPGAEAPLDTALGLGSLERVELLLRLERAFGVTLPDDAVARATCARALSRLVAEAHPSVAEAPPALHAAQAPARAAPEFAPLLTDVLRWHAEVHPERTHLFLREDDGTERPLTYGTLWARASGVAAALVHEGVERGEPVALMLRTEVAFFSCFFGALLAGGIPVPLYPPVRMDRLEEYVGRQVGILRNASPRVLVTFDEARGVGALLKARVSSLRRTRTPRELEWVDASAPAVHVEEADGALIQYTSGSTGAPKGVLLTHGQLLANIRAIGRALRVGPEDVGVSWLPLYHDMGLIGSWLMPLTYGIPVTFLSPLAFLARPARWLHALHAHRGTLSAAPNFAYDLCVKLVRDEELEGLDLSAWRVALNGSESVSAETLECFTRRFAPYGLKAGALLPAYGLAEAAVALTFPPPGRPPRIDAIAREPFERKGEARPAAETPRAQHFVSCGSPLPGYAVRIVDERGRPMGERVRGHIEFQGPSMTSGYYNNPVATMKVLRGGWMDSGDLGYLADGELYVTGRSKELIIKAGRNLYPSEIEEVVGEVPGVRKGRVAAFGQPDPRVGTERLVVVAETRERSHEARERLRAAIVERVVEVLELPPDEVVLVSPGAVRKTSSGKLRRGATREAWMRGALSRGPGGVWAQFARLAASTLRARAGRLLGTAGAAAYTGYFTAVVSLAALVLEVALWVTPAGPRTDRLVRRGSRWLLRGAGCPVRVDGEEHLRAEGPWVLVARHVSYLDSVVLLAVLPVDFRAVAQREAGSWPVVGRAMRQSGHLLVDRFHAGPAAEAAERASRLLQAGTSLLVFPEGTRARGPGMLPLKLGAFKAAVEAGRPLVPVHIAGTRRIWPRGKHLLRPGRITVVIGEPLVPEGEGWPEMVRLRERTREELSAGALLRATRP, from the coding sequence ATGGCCGGGCAGGGCTCTCCAGGTACTCAGCAGGCCGTCGAGCGCAGGGTGCTCGACGTGTTGGGCGGCCTCTTGTCCGAGCTCGGCCAGCCGCGCGCCGCGGAGGAACCTGGCGCGGAGGCCCCGCTGGACACGGCGCTCGGGCTGGGCAGCCTGGAGCGGGTGGAGTTGCTGCTGAGGCTGGAGCGGGCGTTCGGCGTCACGCTGCCGGATGACGCGGTGGCCCGGGCCACGTGCGCGCGGGCGCTATCCCGACTCGTTGCCGAGGCGCACCCTTCCGTCGCGGAAGCGCCCCCCGCCCTGCATGCCGCACAGGCCCCTGCAAGGGCGGCCCCCGAGTTCGCCCCCCTCCTGACGGATGTGCTGCGCTGGCACGCGGAGGTCCACCCCGAGCGCACCCACCTCTTCCTGCGCGAGGACGACGGCACGGAGCGCCCGCTGACGTACGGGACGCTGTGGGCGAGGGCTTCGGGGGTGGCCGCGGCGTTGGTGCACGAGGGCGTGGAGCGCGGCGAGCCGGTGGCCCTCATGCTCCGCACGGAGGTGGCCTTCTTCTCGTGCTTCTTCGGCGCGCTGCTGGCGGGAGGCATTCCGGTGCCCCTCTACCCGCCCGTCCGCATGGACAGGCTGGAGGAGTACGTGGGGCGTCAGGTGGGGATTCTGCGCAACGCGAGTCCGCGGGTGCTCGTCACCTTCGACGAGGCGCGCGGGGTGGGGGCGCTGCTCAAGGCCCGGGTGTCCTCGCTGCGGCGCACGCGGACGCCCCGGGAGCTCGAATGGGTGGACGCGAGCGCACCGGCGGTGCACGTGGAGGAGGCGGACGGGGCGCTCATCCAGTACACCTCGGGCAGCACGGGGGCGCCGAAGGGGGTATTGCTGACGCACGGCCAGTTGTTGGCCAACATCCGGGCCATCGGCCGGGCACTGCGGGTGGGCCCCGAGGACGTAGGGGTGAGCTGGCTGCCGCTGTACCACGACATGGGGCTCATCGGCTCCTGGCTGATGCCGCTGACGTACGGGATTCCGGTCACCTTCCTCTCGCCGCTGGCCTTCCTGGCGCGCCCGGCGCGCTGGCTGCACGCGCTGCATGCGCACCGGGGGACGCTCTCGGCGGCGCCGAACTTCGCCTATGACCTGTGCGTGAAGCTGGTGCGCGACGAGGAGCTCGAGGGGTTGGACCTGAGCGCCTGGCGCGTGGCGCTGAACGGCTCGGAGTCTGTGAGCGCGGAGACGCTGGAGTGCTTCACGCGGCGCTTTGCCCCGTATGGGCTGAAGGCGGGGGCGCTCCTGCCTGCGTATGGGCTGGCCGAGGCGGCGGTGGCGCTCACCTTCCCTCCGCCGGGCCGGCCGCCGCGCATCGACGCGATTGCTCGCGAGCCCTTCGAGCGGAAGGGAGAGGCGCGTCCCGCGGCGGAGACCCCGAGGGCGCAGCACTTCGTCTCGTGTGGGAGTCCGCTGCCCGGCTACGCGGTACGAATCGTCGACGAGAGGGGCCGCCCGATGGGCGAGCGGGTGCGGGGCCACATCGAGTTCCAGGGGCCATCGATGACATCGGGGTACTACAACAACCCGGTGGCGACCATGAAGGTGCTGCGCGGCGGGTGGATGGACTCGGGGGACCTGGGCTACCTCGCGGATGGGGAGCTGTACGTGACGGGGAGGAGCAAGGAGCTCATCATCAAGGCGGGGCGCAACCTGTACCCGTCGGAAATCGAGGAGGTGGTGGGGGAGGTGCCCGGGGTGCGCAAGGGGCGCGTGGCGGCGTTCGGGCAGCCGGACCCGAGGGTGGGGACGGAGCGGCTGGTGGTGGTGGCGGAGACGCGCGAGCGTTCGCACGAGGCTCGCGAGCGGCTGCGGGCGGCCATCGTGGAACGGGTCGTGGAGGTGCTGGAGCTGCCGCCGGACGAGGTGGTGCTGGTGTCGCCGGGAGCGGTGCGCAAGACGTCGAGCGGCAAGCTCCGGCGCGGCGCCACGCGAGAGGCCTGGATGAGAGGCGCGCTGTCCCGGGGCCCGGGCGGGGTGTGGGCGCAGTTCGCGCGGCTGGCGGCGAGCACGCTGCGGGCGCGGGCGGGGCGGCTGCTGGGGACGGCGGGGGCGGCGGCATACACGGGGTACTTCACGGCGGTGGTGTCGTTGGCGGCGCTGGTGCTGGAGGTGGCGCTGTGGGTGACGCCGGCGGGGCCGAGGACGGACCGGCTGGTGCGGAGGGGCTCGCGCTGGCTGCTGAGGGGAGCGGGTTGTCCGGTGCGGGTGGATGGTGAGGAGCACCTGCGGGCCGAGGGGCCGTGGGTGCTGGTGGCGAGGCACGTGAGCTACCTGGACTCGGTGGTGCTGCTGGCGGTGCTGCCGGTGGACTTCCGGGCGGTGGCGCAGCGGGAGGCGGGGAGCTGGCCGGTGGTGGGAAGGGCGATGCGGCAGTCGGGACACCTGCTGGTGGACCGTTTCCACGCGGGGCCGGCGGCGGAGGCAGCGGAGCGGGCGTCACGACTGCTCCAGGCGGGGACCTCGCTGCTCGTCTTCCCCGAAGGCACGAGGGCCCGGGGCCCGGGAATGCTGCCGTTGAAGCTGGGAGCCTTCAAGGCGGCGGTGGAAGCAGGCAGGCCGCTGGTGCCGGTGCACATCGCGGGGACGCGGCGCATCTGGCCGAGGGGAAAGCACCTGCTGCGGCCCGGGCGCATCACGGTCGTCATCGGCGAGCCGCTGGTGCCGGAGGGCGAGGGCTGGCCGGAGATGGTGAGGCTGAGGGAGCGGACGCGGGAGGAACTGAGCGCGGGGGCGCTCCTCCGGGCGACCAGGCCGTGA
- a CDS encoding DUF2652 domain-containing protein, with translation MAIQRSILLIADIGGYTRFMRTHRMSLAHAQEMVASLLEAVIDASRPLKLAKLEGDAAFLYVPIESDAQLTSVGRTVADIRRAFLARQQEIATNRLCSCHGCVEVDSLNLKFVAHVGEVAFQKVKRHTELAGMDVILVHRMLKNEVPAREYLLMTEELLRSLEPALGRSARSLLHDFEGIGPTQTHYLDLAEMAADLPPALRKSLAARWWERIAMNAKVLHYYLGLKEPCRDFHNVEKG, from the coding sequence ATGGCCATCCAGCGCTCCATCCTGCTCATCGCGGACATCGGCGGGTACACCCGCTTCATGCGGACCCATCGCATGTCGCTCGCACACGCGCAGGAGATGGTGGCGTCGTTGCTCGAGGCCGTCATCGACGCGTCCAGGCCGCTCAAGCTGGCGAAGCTGGAGGGGGACGCCGCGTTCCTCTACGTCCCGATTGAGAGCGACGCGCAGCTCACCTCCGTCGGGCGGACGGTGGCGGACATCCGCCGCGCGTTTCTTGCCCGGCAGCAGGAAATCGCAACCAACCGGTTGTGCTCCTGCCACGGGTGCGTGGAAGTCGACAGCCTGAACCTCAAGTTCGTCGCTCACGTGGGAGAGGTGGCGTTCCAGAAGGTGAAGCGCCACACGGAACTGGCTGGCATGGACGTCATCCTCGTGCACCGCATGTTGAAGAACGAGGTGCCGGCCCGGGAGTACCTGCTGATGACCGAAGAGCTGCTGCGGAGCCTGGAGCCCGCCCTGGGCCGGTCCGCGCGCTCCCTCCTTCACGACTTCGAGGGCATCGGCCCGACCCAGACGCACTATCTCGACCTCGCGGAGATGGCCGCCGACCTGCCGCCCGCCCTGCGCAAGAGCCTGGCCGCACGCTGGTGGGAGCGAATCGCAATGAACGCGAAGGTGCTTCACTACTACCTCGGGCTGAAGGAGCCCTGCCGGGACTTCCACAACGTCGAGAAGGGCTGA
- a CDS encoding GFA family protein, with protein MHRGSCLCGAVTFEVSGTLHPPDACHCSQCRKQSGHFWASTDVARAALTLHGADKLTWFRSSEKVRRGFCSTCGSSLFWDPIHKDTISIAMGAFDLPTDTRLAMHIHVANKGDYYEIADGLPQNPH; from the coding sequence ATGCACAGAGGATCCTGCCTTTGCGGGGCCGTTACCTTCGAGGTCAGCGGTACCTTGCATCCGCCCGATGCCTGCCATTGCTCGCAATGCCGCAAGCAGTCAGGTCATTTCTGGGCGTCCACCGACGTGGCCCGCGCCGCCTTGACGCTCCACGGCGCCGACAAGCTCACCTGGTTCCGCTCGTCCGAAAAGGTGCGGCGCGGGTTCTGTTCCACCTGCGGCTCTTCACTCTTCTGGGACCCGATTCACAAGGACACCATCTCCATCGCCATGGGCGCATTCGACCTGCCCACGGACACCCGATTGGCGATGCACATCCACGTGGCCAACAAGGGCGACTACTACGAGATTGCCGACGGCTTGCCGCAGAACCCGCATTAG
- a CDS encoding GlsB/YeaQ/YmgE family stress response membrane protein, which yields MGLETILLWAVIGLIAGWLASAVVGGGYGVIGDIVVGVVGAFLGGFIFRALGTGAPFGGLAGTIFVAFIGAVVLLLVLRLIRSSTVRRA from the coding sequence ATGGGACTGGAAACGATTCTGTTGTGGGCAGTCATCGGCCTCATCGCGGGATGGCTCGCGTCGGCCGTGGTGGGCGGGGGCTACGGCGTCATTGGCGACATCGTGGTGGGCGTGGTGGGCGCGTTCCTCGGAGGGTTCATCTTCCGGGCGCTCGGCACGGGGGCGCCCTTCGGCGGGCTCGCCGGAACCATCTTCGTGGCGTTCATCGGAGCCGTGGTCTTGCTCCTGGTGCTCAGACTCATCCGGTCCTCCACGGTCCGCAGAGCCTGA
- a CDS encoding flavin monoamine oxidase family protein: protein MSESILDVAIIGAGVSGVYSGWRLLTQGGNRSVTVFEASDRVGGRLLSVMAPGVPECARAELGGMRILPAVQPRIKRLLEHLNHGVGQEERIETYDFPVDDPANIAFLRGIHLRLQDFTSRPDRVPYHLSFLEHGQSPGNIVVNAIEQIVPGITDKGLNEYDRREMARKASFAGKPLYAQGFWQVLVRVISGEAYHLALDAGGYQSTLNNWNAADAIPWYLSDFGINPDYKGFKKGFQQVPLTLAKRFREAGGELKLNTQVTGFEWKDGVAEVHFKDAPTVRARALVLAMPRRALDLITGGSPMLQSLEVSRLVQSVTPQPLFKLFTTYRAPWWLPSGVEKGRTVTDLPVRQTYYWPNSSGQPVKNGPAMLMASYDDGLNIGFWDSFRPKRGLGWRRQTQGVSRPEEFKGRRERQGLSSEVDPEWLKHHAPEAMVAEVQRQLGAIHGLSYVPEVEEAAFMDWGDDPFGGGWNSWNIGVKSWEVGERIIQPVEGAPVYICGEAYSDAQGWVEGALQTADRMLLKLGVTPPVEDGLSSPH, encoded by the coding sequence ATGTCCGAATCCATTCTCGATGTGGCCATCATTGGCGCCGGTGTCTCCGGCGTGTACTCGGGTTGGCGGCTGCTGACCCAGGGTGGCAACCGCAGTGTCACCGTCTTCGAGGCGAGCGACCGCGTGGGGGGACGCCTCCTGTCCGTGATGGCGCCTGGCGTGCCGGAGTGCGCCAGGGCGGAGCTCGGGGGCATGCGCATCCTTCCCGCCGTGCAGCCGCGCATCAAGCGGCTGCTGGAGCACCTCAACCACGGCGTGGGCCAGGAGGAGCGCATCGAGACGTACGACTTCCCCGTCGATGACCCGGCCAACATCGCCTTCCTGCGCGGCATCCACCTGCGGCTGCAGGACTTCACCTCACGCCCCGACCGCGTGCCCTACCACCTGTCCTTCCTGGAGCATGGACAGTCGCCGGGCAACATCGTCGTCAACGCCATCGAGCAGATCGTCCCCGGCATCACCGACAAGGGCCTCAACGAGTACGACCGGCGCGAGATGGCGCGGAAGGCCTCCTTCGCGGGCAAGCCGCTGTACGCGCAGGGCTTCTGGCAGGTCCTGGTGCGCGTCATCAGCGGCGAGGCGTACCACCTGGCGCTGGACGCGGGCGGCTACCAATCCACGCTCAACAACTGGAACGCGGCGGATGCCATTCCCTGGTACCTGTCCGACTTCGGCATCAACCCGGACTACAAGGGCTTCAAGAAGGGCTTCCAGCAGGTGCCGCTGACGCTGGCCAAACGCTTCCGCGAGGCCGGTGGCGAGCTGAAGCTCAACACCCAGGTCACCGGCTTCGAGTGGAAGGACGGCGTGGCCGAGGTGCACTTCAAGGACGCGCCCACCGTCCGGGCCCGGGCCCTGGTGCTGGCCATGCCGCGCCGGGCGCTGGACCTCATCACCGGGGGCAGCCCGATGCTCCAGTCGCTGGAGGTGAGCCGGTTGGTCCAGAGCGTCACCCCGCAGCCGCTCTTCAAGCTCTTCACCACGTACCGGGCGCCGTGGTGGCTGCCGTCGGGCGTGGAGAAGGGTCGCACGGTGACGGACCTGCCCGTGAGGCAGACGTACTACTGGCCCAACAGCAGCGGCCAGCCGGTGAAGAACGGGCCGGCCATGCTGATGGCCAGCTATGACGATGGCTTGAACATCGGCTTCTGGGACAGCTTCCGTCCCAAGCGCGGCCTCGGCTGGCGCCGGCAGACGCAGGGCGTGTCCAGGCCGGAGGAGTTCAAGGGCCGGCGCGAGCGGCAGGGTCTGTCCAGCGAGGTGGACCCCGAGTGGCTCAAGCACCACGCGCCGGAGGCCATGGTGGCCGAGGTGCAACGGCAGCTCGGTGCCATCCACGGGCTGTCCTACGTGCCCGAGGTGGAGGAGGCCGCCTTCATGGACTGGGGCGATGACCCCTTCGGCGGCGGGTGGAACAGCTGGAACATCGGCGTGAAGAGCTGGGAGGTGGGGGAGCGCATCATCCAGCCCGTGGAGGGTGCCCCCGTGTACATCTGCGGCGAGGCCTACTCGGATGCGCAGGGCTGGGTGGAGGGCGCACTGCAGACGGCGGACCGGATGCTGCTCAAGCTGGGAGTGACGCCGCCCGTGGAGGACGGCCTCTCGTCTCCACACTGA
- a CDS encoding glycoside hydrolase family 43 protein, giving the protein MKRCFAAVRSLCRLATAGTPTTAVVLAVCLGAAAPARAALPKPVYAPTNGFPDPSVTSESGQFYGMATGSNVPSALGDIASGPWTSQGPALSAKPSWATSSGMWAPDLERIGANEWVLYFAAPVDGLDSGQRCIGAATASSPLGPFTPVSGGPLVCPGLAATPTADDTVPGRPISTAGVIDPSGFKDSDGTRYLLYKTQQLPSSLRIVRLNAAGTHVFSGATSRQLLRSDRIVENPVVVKRAGSYILFASRGPYNKCSYETIWMRASGLGANAFNTVTQHTLLTPGSTDGVCGPGGGDIAAALDGGQRIFFHGWLCGSSPCPSGFDAQSDTGGRRGMYVGVLGWDSSNDPVVNLFLNPGD; this is encoded by the coding sequence ATGAAGCGATGCTTCGCTGCTGTGCGTTCCCTGTGTCGGCTGGCGACGGCCGGCACCCCCACCACGGCCGTCGTCCTCGCCGTCTGCCTGGGGGCCGCCGCTCCCGCCCGGGCCGCGCTGCCGAAGCCGGTCTACGCGCCCACCAACGGGTTCCCGGACCCCTCCGTGACGAGCGAGAGCGGCCAGTTCTACGGCATGGCGACCGGCAGCAACGTCCCCTCGGCGTTGGGGGACATCGCCTCCGGGCCCTGGACGTCCCAGGGGCCGGCCCTCAGCGCGAAGCCCTCCTGGGCCACCAGCAGCGGCATGTGGGCCCCGGACCTCGAGCGCATCGGCGCGAACGAGTGGGTGCTCTACTTCGCCGCCCCGGTCGACGGGCTGGACAGCGGCCAGCGCTGCATCGGCGCGGCCACGGCCAGCTCGCCCCTGGGGCCGTTCACCCCCGTTTCTGGTGGGCCGCTGGTCTGCCCGGGGCTGGCCGCCACCCCCACCGCGGATGACACCGTCCCGGGCCGCCCCATCTCGACGGCGGGGGTCATCGACCCCTCCGGCTTCAAGGACAGCGATGGCACGCGCTATCTGCTCTACAAGACGCAGCAGTTGCCGTCGTCGCTGCGCATCGTCCGGCTCAACGCGGCCGGCACGCACGTGTTCAGTGGCGCCACCAGCCGCCAGTTGCTCCGCTCGGACCGCATCGTGGAGAACCCCGTCGTCGTGAAGCGCGCGGGTTCCTACATCCTGTTCGCCTCGCGCGGCCCCTACAACAAGTGCAGCTACGAGACCATCTGGATGCGGGCCTCCGGCCTGGGCGCCAACGCCTTCAACACCGTCACCCAGCACACGCTGCTCACGCCCGGAAGCACGGATGGGGTGTGCGGCCCTGGCGGCGGGGACATCGCGGCGGCGCTCGACGGCGGGCAGCGCATCTTCTTCCACGGCTGGCTGTGCGGCAGCAGCCCCTGTCCGTCTGGCTTCGACGCGCAGTCCGACACCGGGGGCCGCCGCGGAATGTACGTCGGCGTGTTGGGCTGGGACTCCAGCAACGACCCCGTCGTCAACCTGTTCCTCAACCCGGGGGACTGA
- a CDS encoding carboxypeptidase-like regulatory domain-containing protein — protein sequence MRYGLIAGGALLLLLALLGVALAPGSSAGRGTSAEARAAGTDPGSNAPETGPTADASAVPSGQGQDAREEAQDERGLLAPASRPDTVSPPCALRVEGRVLERGAVVPGARVTSQGQGAEARTDGAGRFVLEGLDCGRAELRAESATGLGLRVLDPLSEDTSGVDVELEPAGGLHVRVVEAGSGRELEGASVQSPTAPEVRWREEGVGHFRAAPLPPGAQAVIVRAPGHGAEQRTVMVDAGIETQVEVALQPEYVLAGQVLGPEGLGLEGARIELMGPGRGGEEEVRTGADGRFEVHELTGDTYELRVERPGYLPVARELRLPRTEPLRLSLAPAAAVSVKVYGARGAPVEEASVSLTLVGEGRGETVREEGTDARGDVHFGGLVPGSYIAQARAPGYLTSESVRVGAWDEEAVPVTLVLREGLTLSGRVRDARGAPVGAAEVGVLEEGTSVGSALTDAQGHFTLSGLVAGRLKLRVEKLGHPPRDVEVQVPATNVELMLEGSVEGD from the coding sequence ATGCGGTACGGGCTCATCGCGGGGGGCGCATTGCTCCTGCTGCTGGCGCTCCTCGGCGTCGCCCTCGCGCCCGGCTCCTCCGCTGGCCGGGGGACCTCCGCCGAGGCGCGGGCTGCTGGCACCGACCCGGGCTCGAACGCCCCGGAGACAGGCCCGACGGCCGACGCGAGCGCCGTGCCGAGCGGCCAGGGCCAGGATGCCCGCGAGGAGGCCCAGGACGAGCGGGGGCTGCTCGCTCCCGCGTCCCGGCCCGACACCGTGTCGCCGCCCTGCGCGCTGCGCGTGGAGGGACGGGTGCTCGAGCGCGGCGCTGTCGTTCCAGGGGCCCGGGTGACGTCTCAAGGACAAGGCGCGGAGGCGAGGACCGACGGCGCGGGACGCTTCGTGTTGGAGGGGCTGGACTGCGGACGCGCCGAGCTGCGCGCCGAGAGCGCCACGGGACTGGGCCTGCGGGTGCTCGACCCCTTGAGCGAGGACACCTCGGGAGTCGACGTGGAGCTGGAGCCGGCGGGCGGGCTCCACGTGCGGGTGGTGGAGGCCGGCTCGGGCCGGGAGCTCGAGGGCGCGAGCGTCCAGTCTCCCACCGCGCCGGAGGTCCGCTGGCGCGAGGAGGGCGTGGGCCACTTCCGAGCCGCGCCGCTGCCGCCGGGTGCCCAGGCCGTCATCGTCCGGGCCCCGGGTCATGGGGCCGAGCAGCGGACCGTCATGGTGGACGCAGGCATCGAGACGCAGGTCGAGGTCGCGCTGCAGCCGGAGTACGTGCTGGCGGGTCAGGTCCTGGGACCCGAGGGGCTCGGCCTGGAGGGTGCGCGAATCGAGCTCATGGGGCCCGGGCGCGGCGGCGAGGAGGAGGTGCGCACGGGCGCGGATGGGCGCTTCGAGGTGCATGAGCTCACGGGGGACACCTATGAGCTGCGCGTCGAGCGCCCGGGATACCTCCCCGTGGCGCGGGAGCTCCGGCTGCCGCGGACCGAGCCACTGCGGCTGTCGCTGGCGCCCGCGGCAGCGGTGTCCGTGAAGGTGTACGGCGCGCGCGGGGCGCCCGTGGAGGAAGCGTCCGTCTCCCTCACACTGGTGGGCGAGGGACGCGGGGAGACGGTGCGAGAGGAAGGCACGGACGCCCGGGGCGACGTCCACTTCGGGGGGCTCGTTCCTGGCAGCTACATCGCGCAGGCGCGTGCCCCGGGCTACCTCACTTCCGAATCCGTCCGGGTGGGAGCCTGGGACGAGGAGGCCGTGCCCGTCACGTTGGTGCTGCGCGAGGGCCTCACGCTGTCCGGCCGCGTCCGGGATGCGCGGGGAGCACCGGTGGGCGCGGCGGAAGTGGGCGTCCTGGAAGAAGGAACGAGCGTGGGCAGCGCCCTCACGGATGCCCAGGGCCACTTCACCCTGTCAGGCCTCGTCGCGGGGCGACTCAAGCTGCGGGTGGAGAAGCTCGGCCATCCGCCGCGAGACGTGGAGGTGCAGGTACCCGCGACGAACGTGGAGCTGATGCTGGAGGGCTCCGTCGAGGGGGATTGA
- a CDS encoding alkaline phosphatase D family protein, with product MTKNSVPGVLLGVFVAIGLVVPTVAQAFAAPLVRVPFVGRVWQTGASIWVGTAETYGDATSEKLTLRAREASACETCWVSTVEMAETGTGGGFRAWKGVVEGLKPNTKYHYGIFAAGSSTERGGFYFITEPDGPARFKIGVASCMNGEKNPSQPSWDIMHEQLNTGEANLQLLIGDNMYTTQSPPTKDHYWFKYFQQRQVPEFTNVFRAFPTFATWDDHDYGPNDEDGTFAQKDVARSVYAALFPHPEFAGDGINYKFTWAGDANAVSGVEVFMMDDRWGRDCPRSMPAGYAPKMYGSTQFTWLKTSLLASKATFKVIVNGSTLGSECWGTQKQALFDHIVSNKIGGVLFVTGDIHRSLVSQRTPAGGYPLWELTSSGIGVSADPAEYSFGIMEFNTTLADPTVTLKVINNPQQRSTISGAGVTVSTTVLKRSQLSN from the coding sequence ATGACAAAGAATTCCGTGCCCGGCGTACTGCTGGGCGTGTTCGTGGCCATCGGCCTCGTGGTTCCCACCGTCGCGCAGGCCTTCGCCGCGCCCCTCGTGCGCGTCCCCTTCGTGGGCCGTGTCTGGCAGACCGGCGCCAGCATCTGGGTGGGCACCGCGGAAACCTACGGGGACGCCACCAGTGAGAAGCTGACCCTGCGCGCCCGGGAGGCGTCCGCCTGTGAGACGTGCTGGGTGTCCACGGTGGAGATGGCGGAGACGGGAACCGGAGGTGGCTTCCGCGCGTGGAAGGGCGTGGTCGAAGGGCTGAAGCCCAACACGAAGTACCACTATGGAATCTTCGCCGCGGGCAGCTCCACCGAGCGCGGTGGCTTCTACTTCATCACCGAGCCGGATGGACCGGCGCGCTTCAAGATTGGCGTCGCGTCCTGCATGAACGGCGAGAAGAACCCGAGCCAGCCCTCGTGGGACATCATGCACGAGCAGCTCAACACGGGAGAGGCCAACCTCCAGCTGCTCATCGGGGACAACATGTACACGACGCAGAGCCCTCCCACGAAGGACCACTACTGGTTCAAGTACTTCCAGCAGCGCCAGGTGCCGGAGTTCACGAACGTCTTCCGCGCCTTCCCGACGTTCGCCACCTGGGATGACCATGACTACGGGCCCAACGACGAGGATGGCACCTTCGCCCAGAAGGACGTGGCCCGCTCGGTGTACGCGGCCCTCTTTCCCCACCCCGAGTTCGCCGGAGACGGCATCAACTACAAGTTCACCTGGGCCGGGGATGCGAACGCCGTCAGCGGCGTGGAGGTCTTCATGATGGATGACCGCTGGGGACGTGACTGTCCCCGGTCCATGCCCGCGGGGTATGCGCCGAAGATGTATGGCTCGACGCAGTTCACCTGGCTGAAGACCTCGCTGCTGGCCTCGAAGGCGACCTTCAAGGTGATTGTGAATGGCTCCACCCTGGGCAGCGAGTGCTGGGGAACCCAGAAGCAGGCGCTCTTCGACCACATCGTCTCGAACAAGATTGGCGGGGTGCTCTTCGTGACGGGTGACATCCACCGGAGCCTGGTCTCCCAGCGCACGCCCGCGGGGGGCTACCCGCTGTGGGAGCTCACCTCGTCTGGCATTGGCGTCTCCGCCGACCCGGCGGAGTACAGCTTCGGCATCATGGAGTTCAACACGACGCTGGCGGACCCCACCGTCACGCTCAAGGTCATCAACAACCCCCAGCAGCGCTCGACGATTTCGGGAGCGGGAGTCACCGTCTCCACGACAGTCCTGAAGCGCTCGCAGCTTTCGAACTGA
- a CDS encoding tetratricopeptide repeat protein: MKGRARFPAYLSGLPFHLVPRVPGADERAKRVEAARAGDAQAALEAASMLFEGRGGPVDVPLASELLSGAAERGSVEALLMLGGMLWSIDGHEREGVRWLQEAAEHGAAEALYVLGMACARGRGLPRDLELARRFLEQAASSGVVEARDELARLPVR; this comes from the coding sequence ATGAAGGGCAGGGCGCGGTTTCCGGCCTACCTGAGCGGGCTGCCATTCCACCTGGTGCCGCGCGTGCCGGGCGCGGACGAGCGTGCGAAGCGGGTGGAGGCGGCGCGCGCGGGTGATGCCCAGGCCGCGCTGGAGGCCGCGTCCATGCTGTTCGAGGGCCGGGGCGGGCCGGTGGATGTCCCGCTCGCGAGCGAGCTGCTGAGCGGCGCCGCGGAGCGTGGCTCGGTGGAGGCCCTGCTGATGCTGGGGGGCATGTTGTGGAGCATCGACGGGCACGAGCGCGAAGGGGTGAGGTGGCTGCAAGAGGCCGCCGAGCACGGCGCCGCCGAGGCTCTCTACGTCCTGGGCATGGCGTGCGCGCGCGGCCGGGGGCTGCCGAGGGATTTGGAGCTGGCGCGCCGCTTCCTGGAGCAGGCGGCAAGCTCCGGAGTCGTCGAGGCGCGGGACGAGCTGGCGCGGCTTCCCGTCCGCTGA